In Myxococcales bacterium, the following proteins share a genomic window:
- a CDS encoding VOC family protein, with the protein MARVTGVGGVFLRSADPKALGAWYAKHLGVEVGEWGATFMWKDEVPAGTGMTAWNPFPMDTTYFGEGKQAVMINYRVDDLEALLVALAAAGVWIDPKRQNESYGLFAWIKDCDGNRLELWQPLEAPEHGAG; encoded by the coding sequence ATGGCGAGAGTGACGGGAGTCGGCGGAGTGTTCCTGAGGAGCGCGGACCCGAAGGCGTTGGGAGCGTGGTACGCGAAGCACCTCGGCGTCGAGGTCGGCGAGTGGGGCGCGACTTTCATGTGGAAGGATGAAGTGCCGGCGGGGACGGGGATGACGGCCTGGAATCCATTCCCGATGGACACGACCTATTTCGGCGAGGGGAAGCAGGCGGTCATGATCAACTACCGCGTGGACGACCTCGAAGCGCTGTTGGTGGCGCTCGCCGCTGCTGGCGTTTGGATTGACCCGAAGCGCCAGAACGAGAGTTATGGTCTCTTCGCCTGGATCAAGGACTGCGACGGGAACAGGCTGGAGCTCTGGCAGCCGCTCGAGGCGCCCGAGCATGGAGCTGGGTGA
- a CDS encoding metallophosphoesterase: MNSHRTPALPIAIGALLWTGFALGAVDKGPLLGDVTKDEVTIRWFTDQPSVGTVAYGTTPTGLTLATSEAAASTDHEVTTAATEYYYAITSGADLIQGPGLQFRTAPDPCTPFRYVVFGDTRGATALCDNFTDWAKVSMMIAAQQPDFVVGTGDYVYAGVTPACWDHWFDQAGALLRRAPFFGVIGNHEYKAGKYSATPGHGARAGRSGH; this comes from the coding sequence GTGAACTCCCACCGCACACCCGCGCTGCCGATTGCCATCGGAGCTCTCTTGTGGACGGGGTTCGCGCTGGGCGCCGTCGACAAGGGACCGTTGCTCGGCGACGTGACCAAGGACGAGGTGACGATCCGTTGGTTCACCGACCAACCGTCCGTCGGGACGGTCGCGTACGGCACGACTCCCACGGGGCTCACGCTGGCCACGAGCGAGGCCGCAGCGAGCACCGATCACGAGGTGACGACTGCAGCCACCGAGTACTATTACGCGATCACGTCGGGTGCGGACCTGATTCAGGGCCCGGGGCTCCAGTTCCGCACGGCACCCGACCCCTGCACGCCCTTCCGCTACGTGGTGTTCGGAGACACACGGGGCGCGACCGCGCTCTGCGACAACTTCACCGACTGGGCCAAGGTCTCGATGATGATCGCCGCCCAGCAGCCCGACTTCGTGGTCGGAACCGGCGACTACGTGTACGCGGGCGTCACGCCTGCCTGCTGGGACCACTGGTTCGATCAAGCCGGCGCGCTCTTGCGCCGCGCGCCCTTCTTCGGCGTGATCGGCAACCACGAGTACAAGGCGGGAAAATACAGCGCTACACCAGGGCACGGCGCGCGAGCTGGTCGCTCTGGTCACTAG